AGGGGATCAAATTTGACCAGAATCTAGTTGATGCATTCCTGTATGCTATGGTGAAGGGTGGTTTTTTTGATGCTGTGATGCAAGTTGTGGAGAAATCTAAAGAGatgaaaatatttgttgataAGTGGAGATACAAGCAAGCATTCATGGAGACtcataaaaagatcaaaattgCTAGgttaagaaaaaagaatttcagAGAAATGGAAGCGCTTATTGCTTTCAAGAATTGGGCTGGCTTAAATGCATGAACTGTATGCACTGGTGGTGAGTGACCACTGCTTATCTCAAGGATTAAGCCATCGCTTCTTGATAAAACAGCTGAAAATGACATTTGAGGAAGGATTCATTTCAACACAGCATGCATGTTCTCTCAAGAAGCGTACTTCGATTTCACATGTTCCAAGCTCTTCAATTTTTTACTTACTTCGGTAACAACGGATGTTTGAGCCTGGCGGGTACCCCACAATGTCCTAATCTCTTTATTGTTCTTGATGCTATACAAAGCAATTAATTGACAAtcttataataaatttagactGCCAAGTGTAATCATTTTTACCAATTTTGCTCTCCCTTCTCTCCCATTTTTTCTAATTGATTGTCGTCCTCAGCTGTCTTCTTGTACATAGAATAGGAACTTCAAACACACATTGAAATTGAATCAATGGACTTCTTATGATTTAAATATTCCCAAGGAAAATATAGTTAAGAATTTACTGCATTGAAATTGAATTCAGATATGTTTGTGTTTATAATGCTGCAATTTCAGGCCTTCTCTCTGATGGCAGGTATGTATCTACGTAGCACCGACACTTCAAACTGATAGTGTGTTTGTGTTCAGTGTCGACACATTTAGTCTTCAcatctaattatttttattttcctaaaTTGTTATTGCTGTGTTTACATGTTAGTATCTGTATTGTGTTCGGTATCGTCTTTTAGATACACAAACAATTTGGTTTGCTTGTTTTCTCTCTTCCTGATTTTGTTAGACCTAGACTAGGAAGGTTGAGATGAGTAACAAATGTATATGCTAGAAACTTGTTAGTTTAGCAATAGGTATAAAAGCATGATGATGGCTTGCTCATTCTCTTTTGTATATGTCTTGACAATACTGGTAATGAATGAAACATTGAAATTTTAAACAACTTTTACTTGGAATTCTAACCAATGATGGCacttttttaatgttaaaacaAATATCAAACAAAACCAGTGTTGTCGATGGAGGAGAATGGCAATCCATGGTGGAGAGGTCAAAATCCACTATTTTGTCCAGCATATAAACCGCCATAGCCGCCATCATATGTAAAATGGCCATAGTTGCTGGCTGTCTATATTTCTTGCAAGTTCTCTTAATGGCTTGGCTTCTACTTTTGTTTCATAGCtcctttttattaatattattttagaaaaacatTCTTGCCTCAAAAAAGTGAAACTGCAAGTGTATTGTttcttaaatgtttttatttttttaaatgctttGTTGTATTTATATTATAGTTGTCCaattgttgaaatatttttcattttagaaaatattttgatagaATATACTTTTAGGtccataaatttttaaattcgggattaattaataattaccaTGATGATTTGACTAGGTTTTGGGTATTCTAGGGATTGAAGTAAATCATACACAAGACTTTTCAAACCAATATAGTTTCTCCATTGTTGCAGATGGAATTCCTTTGTTTACCTGTGagcttgttttgtttttagatttgttGGTTAGTTTGTTATTTAGAAGCCTGTGAGCAATATTCGACTTACGTAACTTCTTGTGTGTTTGTTTTGGCATCTAAACACGTCATTATTAGCTACTTGTGAAAAGattgaaatatttcaattaacCTCActtgttttgacttttgattCTCTGTGTTGCTTTCAAATTTGAAACTCTGCAACATTAGGAAAGTATCAATAATGATTAAGATTTAAGATATCTATTTCATTTCCCTGAAGTCGATTTGAGAACGCCTCCCAATTCTTACAAATATTCCTATATCGTTTAGAGGGCAGTTGTTTACTCCTTAGAGTGCcacatatgctaaaagttcattgTTGATGTCTGTCTGGTTGTGTTTGTTAGGTATGAAGATGCTTGGAAGGTTTACGAGTCGATGGAAACAGATAATGTTCTTCCAGATCACGTGACATGctctattatgattatttttatgagaaaaCTTGGCCATAGCGCAAAAAATGCTTGgcaattttttgagaaaatgaataGAAAAGGAATCAAATGGGGCGAAGAAGTCCTTGGTGCATTGATAAAGTCGTTTTGTGTCGAGGGTCTGGTGAGTGAAGCTCTCATCATCCAATCTGAAATGGAGAAGAAAGGGATTTCTTCAAATGCAATTGTGTACAACACTCCGATGGACACATATTGTAAATCCAATCGGATAGAGGAAGCCAAAGGCCTTTTTGTCGAGATGAAAGCGAAAGGGATTAAACCGACTGCAGCTACCTTCAACATTCTAATGTATGTGTACAGCCGAAGAATGCAACCTAAGATTGTAGAGAATCTTCTGGCAGAAATGCAGGATTTTGGGTTGAAGCCAACTGCCAATTCGTATACTTGTCTAATCAGTGCATATGGGAGGCAGAAAAAGATGAGCGACGTGGCCGCAGATGCATtcttgaagatgaagaaattcgGTATAAAACCCACTTCACATTCCTATACAGCGATGATCCATGCCTATTCGGTTAGTGGCTGGCACGAGAAAGCTTACGTGGCATTCGAAAACATGATCAGAGAAGGTATTAAACCTTCGATAGAAACCTACACTACATTACTAGATGCATTCAGACGTGCTGGTGACACAGAAACATTGATGAAAATATGGAAGCTGATGATGAGCGAAAAAGTTAAAGGAACGCAGGTTACATTCAACATTCTTGTGGACGGTTTAGCCAAACAAGGTCTCTTCATGGAAGCAAGAGACGTAATATCCGAATTTGGGAAGATTGAATTACAACAGACAGTGATGACATATAATATGCTGATAAATGCATATGCGCGAGGAGGGCTAGACTCGAAGCTTCCGCAGTTGTTGAAAGAGATGAAAACTCTTAAATTAAGACCAGATTCTATAACATATTCAACTATGATATATGCTTTTGTCCGCGTTCGAGACTTTAAGAGGGCATTTTTTTATCACAAGCAGATGGTCAAGAGTGGGCAGGTGATGGAGTTAAGTTCTTACCAGGGAAAAAATATGAGTTCTGGAAGTACAAGACAGGACATGTGAAAAGAACATAGTTCTGAT
This region of Cicer arietinum cultivar CDC Frontier isolate Library 1 chromosome 8, Cicar.CDCFrontier_v2.0, whole genome shotgun sequence genomic DNA includes:
- the LOC101504685 gene encoding pentatricopeptide repeat-containing protein At5g50280, chloroplastic-like, whose amino-acid sequence is MFEPGGYEDAWKVYESMETDNVLPDHVTCSIMIIFMRKLGHSAKNAWQFFEKMNRKGIKWGEEVLGALIKSFCVEGLVSEALIIQSEMEKKGISSNAIVYNTPMDTYCKSNRIEEAKGLFVEMKAKGIKPTAATFNILMYVYSRRMQPKIVENLLAEMQDFGLKPTANSYTCLISAYGRQKKMSDVAADAFLKMKKFGIKPTSHSYTAMIHAYSVSGWHEKAYVAFENMIREGIKPSIETYTTLLDAFRRAGDTETLMKIWKLMMSEKVKGTQVTFNILVDGLAKQGLFMEARDVISEFGKIELQQTVMTYNMLINAYARGGLDSKLPQLLKEMKTLKLRPDSITYSTMIYAFVRVRDFKRAFFYHKQMVKSGQVMELSSYQGKNMSSGSTRQDM